The segment CGACCGATGCTGGAAACTCAAACTGAGATGGTGGAGCATACTCCAAACTCTGGGATTCAATAGACGAGGCATTGTGGGCAGGCACGGTTGGGAGAGTGGATCCCAGTGATTCTAATTTGTAAGCAGTGGCGTCATTCGACCGTATAGAGTGGGATGACTCAGAACCAGAGTCTTCCTCAGAGCCAGAAGCTCAATCAGAACCTGAGGCAGACCCATACGATGTGCCGATAAGtatgcgctcctcatcagactgggaggcagtgactatgccAGGCACCACCTTCTAGGGCATGACCCGTGTGACTCTAGCAGGTGGTGTCTGGATTTGGGGGCCTGGGGGCACGTATCCTGGGTCCCTCTCATCATTGGACGAGCCAATAAGGCGCCGGAATGGTGCCACAGACTTGGACAATCCCTTAGAATAGACAATGTCCAATTTGGGGGCCATTAGTACCTGAAAAGGGAGTTGTTAGTTTCATTGTAATAACCCTACACACTCAATAGAAGCAAAACAAAATCTGGAAACACAGGATATATGTTAGTGCAGAACCGCAGACTCAAAAAACGGGCACCATCGACGGCCCAACGATTGTGTCAGTCGGTGGAAACTTAAGAAATTTTAGAATTCATCTTTTCTCAGAACTTTCAGACAAAAATGATGGACGTGCAGAACGGCCCGTTGATCAATTGACGGACCGTAGTCCACTTCCGTCGTTTGACACTTAGaatagtttttgaaaatttcacaaaGAAAAGTTTCAGACAGAAACGGCGGATGAGCAGAACAACCCATCGATCAGTCGACAAACCATAGTCCACTCCGTCGTTTgacactaaaaatattttttgaaaatctcaCTAAGCAAAGTTTCAGACAAAAATGACGGACGTGCAGAACGACCCATCGAATTAATCTATGGACCGTAGTCCACTTACGTCGTTCAACAGTTAGCAGTTTTCAAGGTGAAACATCGGCGAGCCCCATTGATGGTCCATCAATCAATCGACGGTCCATAGATGGGGTCTCATTTTGTTGGTCAGAGACAGAATTCGGGGCTTGGTTTTACCCCGCAACTGAGCACTTTTAAGCACAATGTAGTACACCCAACATGCAATATCAATCAAAATACTAATTCGTCATTCCTAGGGCTTTGATTTTGCCAATTTCAACCATGAATTCTAAGAGACTAACAAGCCCTAAGTCAGaaaaacaacaagaaactagattGTACATAAATTCCACCCACAACCCATTCAGTTTCTATCATTATAAGGGACATGGAACACAATTTTAACAAGTTAAACATTCAATTATGTCGCTAAGTCAAGACCCACATACAACAAATTTAATTCCACAAGTAGATGAACGTGAATTCATTGAGCAAAGGAACATGAAATACATGAGAGTTGTAGTGAAGTGAAGTGAGTGGGTGATATTGCAAGACCAACCTACGTGTCCGCCGTCACACACATACCGGAGAAGCAATGAAAATGGCAGAGAATTTGGGAACTAGGGTTTTGGGATTTCTGAGAGTTTGGGAGAATTAGAAATCTGAATGAAATTGAGTGGGTGATTGTGGGAGTTTAATGGGGAGTTAAGGGAATGAGGTATGGAAACGATTGGGGTGAATTTGAAAAGGTGTGGAAGGGTAAATGAGGAGTTATAATCTTATATAGCTTGTCAGGTCGGGTCGGGTCACTGTTTTTTGTGAACTGACGGTACCTTGTCGACACTCCATAAGTGAACTGACGGTTCGTCGATGGATCCTCAGTTGTGCCCTAACTTggatgaaaatttaaaaacatacttGGACCTACGAAACATCAACGGTCTGTTGATGTAATGACGACCTGTCGATTGATTCGTAGATCTGTGCACCAGACCAATTTCTGCAGAATTCTTGTGGTTTGGTCCCTGCACATTTAGCACCCATTAAgccatttttttttgtgttttgtgGACACTTTTTAGACGCGGACCCTAAAATACTCTCTATCCAACAGacaaaaaactataaataaaattacacaTGACATTAAGTAAACcaaaacgaaataaaataatgcaactattcctacaaagaaaagaaaaacctattgttggctagaggatacacaTTGGGTTGTCTCCGAAAAAtcgcttgatttaacgtcgcgtCACGACGCAAGACTcttgattacttagacttcatcaaggtaatatgcctcaaccacttcatgggCACTCTATGAATGCCCGAGGTAGATCTTAATTCTCTGCCCATTTACCGTGAACCTTGCACCCTCCTTGTTTTCCAAATCCACCGCTCCATTGGTAACACTTTAGTGATCAAGaatggaccagtccatttggacttcaGTTTGCCCAAAAACAAGAACAACCTAGAGTTAAACAGAAGTACTAAATCCCCAACTACAAATTTgcgcttctcaatcttttggtcattgtacttcttcatcttctctttgtagagggctgaaCTTTCGTATGCTTTTAGGAGAAACTCATCAACTTAATCCAACCCATTAAGTCTCTGCTCTACTGCTTCATTCCAATCAATCTTCATTATATTCATTGCCCACATGGCCTcgtgctctaactcaaccggcaAATGAaaagccttcccatatacaagtttgtaTAGAGATATACCTATGGGAGTTTTGTATGCTGTCCGGTAATctcaaagagcatcatcaagcctcctagACCATTCCTTTTACTAGCATTTACCATTTTTGCCAGGATTTGCTCGATTTATCTGTTGGACACCATAACTTGCCTACTAGTTTGGGGATGGTACAGAGTGACTACATTGTGgtgaaccccatatttctccaataacccttCGAAtaacttgttgcaaaagtggaaTCACCTATCACTAATGGCTCTAGGTGTGCCAAATCTAGAgaagatgttctttttcaagaacacGGTGACACTCTTCCCATCATAGTTATCAAGCACTATGGCTTCCATcaattttgacacataatccatcgccacaagaatatatttcatcccatgagaactcacaaacggGCCAATAAAATAAATGCCCCGTACACCAAATAACTCCATCACTagaatgggatttaaagggagATCTTGccttcttgaaataccaccatctctaTGGCACCTGTCACATGCCTCggcgaactcatgagcatcttggtggatggttAGCCAATTGTACCCACATTGCAAGATCTTATTGGAAGTCCTGATACAACTATGATGCCCATCACAGGTGAGGAAAaacatgcctccaaaacacttagcATCTCAACTTCCGGCAAACAACGGCATATATGACCATCATCACAACTCCGGTATAAAtaaggctcatcccaaaagaactttttcacatcgtgcatgaactttttcctctgATGAAAGGATAATTCCGATGGAactatatcactagccagataattCGCAAAATTGGTGAACCATGGATCAAGTCATGACAAGCGGACAATACATGTTCATCAGGGAAGGCATCATAAATTTCAGCCTTTTCACCCAACTCTCGCATAGTTTCATCCTCTAATCTGGAAAAGTGATCGacaacttgatttttggtcccttttctatctttcacctcaaaatcaaactcttacAATAGTAGTACCCATCTAATCAACCTTGGTTTCACATCCTTATTTACCATCAAATATCTTAAAGTGGAGTGTtcagtatgcactatgactctcgtgccaagcaaatatgagcaaaattTTTCGAAAGAAAATACCACCGCAAGAAGCTCATGCTCAATCAAAGTGTAGTTTTTTTGTGCTTTATTTAGGGTCTTACTAGCATAATGTGAAGAATTTTATCCCTTCTTTGTCCAAGACTTTACCAACAGCAACCCCtctagcatcacacatcacaTCAAAAGTCTTTCTCCAATCCGGGAAAATAATTATGGGGGCAGACACCAACTTTGCCTTTAACTCCGTAAACGTCTttagacaggattcatcaaaataaatttacattTCTTCTCAAGTAACTTGCACATAGGATGtacaatttttgagaaatccttaATGAACCTCCGGTAGAAGTtcgcatgcccaagaaaaccTCTCACATCTTTAACagagatgggtggaggaagtctctctataACCTAAACTTTGGCTTGATCAACTTCTATCCCCTTCTCTGAGATGCGATGGCCAAtaaaataccctctttcaccatgaagtgacatttttctCAATTTAGAACAAGATTGCAATCTTTATATCTTTTGAAAACCTTGGCAAAGTGACTCAAACAATGATAAAAAGAGTCACCAACaactgaaaaatcatccataaacacctcaatagtgtcctccaccatatgggagaatattgacatcatataTCTTTGAAAAGTAGAAGGTGCACGACACAACCCAATGGGAATCCTCTTGAATGCGAATGTCCCATAAGGgcaagtaaaggtggttttctcttgatcctcCAGAGCAATGGAGATTTGATTATAACccataaccatcaagaaaacaataaaaaccttttcctacaataCTATCTAATATCttatccatgaagggcataggaaaaggGTCCTTTTCAGTCCATGCATTCAAATTTCGGTAATCATACAAACTCTCCATCTAGTCACCGGCCTCATTGGGACAAGCTCATTCTTCTAATTAGGGACCACAGTCAATCCCCCCTTTTTGGGCACACACTGAagagggcatacccaactactatctgcGATAGGATATATGACTCGgccatccaaccacttaataataTCCTTGTtaactacctcttgcataggtggactCAAATGTATTTGGTGCTTAATACTTAGCTTGTAATCAGGTATGAGTTGGATTTAGTGTGAAAATATATCGGGTGGGATCttaataatgtccgcaatagtccaaccaatggctcgtttgaacctttttaacacTTCTACCAAATACTCTACTCGTTCAACATTCAAATCCAATTTAATGATTACCGGGAAAATGTCATCTcttcccaagaatacatacctcagatgaggtggtagagccttaagcttTAATTTTGGGGCCTCCACAATAGATGGTTTTGCGAgtggagactcgcgatgcttcatatctaactcaaatttctttggtttaaaccgaacgtcacctcgatcaagtgccgcaaccaatgacccatactcctcaataccatcactctcaaaattcatgatcccCACCGCTAGTGCCTCAACACCAAGGCGCTCTTCGATTTGTACCTCAGACGTACTGTTAACCCTATAGGATATATTATATACCATTTGTACATCAACACACTCCTttatggacctacaaatgttaaaagttgcttcttcattgtttaacataaaattcatcAGCCCTTTTTCCATGTCAACCAAAGCGCGACCGGTAGCAAGGAACGACCTCCCAAGAATATTAGGCACCTCAAAATCCACCTCataatcaagaatcacaaagtCATCTGGGAATATAAACGACTCCACCTTCACCAACACATTGTGGAGTATCTCAATAGGCCTCTTtactgttcgatcggccatcagtaacTGCTTTGCAgcgggctttgggtcacccaaacccaatttcttttaaatcgagagaggcatgagatttgTTCTTGCACTAAGATTACATAGTGCTTTAGCAAAGTGTAAAAACTTTatggtacatggaatagtgaaagcacccggatcttctttcttttgcacaggagaccttgtagcaatagcactacaatgttgcattcagTCGTCATCCTCAACACTTACCGATCACTTCTTAgtaaccatatctttcataaacttggcataaccgggcatttgtttaAGATCTTCTATCAAAAGGAAATTGATAGAAAGCTAtttcaacatagaaataaaatgctagtatttaccatcctcagtatTAGTTACCAATCTTTGCGTAAATGTGGTGGTTGTCTAGGACGGGGATCTTCTTTTGGGTATTTTCACTTTTTCCACAACTTTATCCATCAACTCACCATTATCTTCTACTACCTCATTATCTTTTCTCACCTCATCTTCCACACCAGACAGAATCGGTGGATCACTGGTTTGCTTACCCCCTCGAGTGATGACTGCCATgaaatgtccatcattttttggatttttgatagtattgctaggaagagtacccGGTTAATGTGGGTTCATAGTAGAAGACAATTGGGCCATTTCAAACTAAAGATTCTTGATtgagattgcatgtgcatccGTCTTTTGCCCAATATTATCCGAATAACCTCTCAACTCTTTGGCGTGTTCATCACTAGTATCGAACCTCCTCCTCATCTTTTGCAACATATCATCAACTCATGTCGTACTACCTCTATCCTTAGGAGAAACATCCCGATTTTGAGGTAGAACATTGGGCCCACCCGAGTCGTTTTTGTTACCATAGTTGCCCcaattgaagttgttgtcgcggttgtagtttcttTCTCAAACATAATGACCCACTCGGTTGTAATTCCCATAGTTAtaaccttgatttccttgaccttggatccaattctcctgattggtCAAATAATTCACCGTATTTACTTTCTCCGCACTTTCAGTGATATGTTTCAATACCAACCCTAACTCTGTTCTAatttgagccatctcttcacgaatctcatctaaGGCCGGGTTGTGTGTAGCATGCACTACAAAGGTGTTTCTCCTAGTGTCCGACTTCCTAGTGCTTCAAGACTTATTATTGCGAGAGAT is part of the Solanum lycopersicum chromosome 1, SLM_r2.1 genome and harbors:
- the LOC138341471 gene encoding uncharacterized protein encodes the protein MADRTVKRPIEILHNVLVKVESFIFPDDFVILDYEVDFEVPNILGRSFLATGRALVDMEKGLMNFMLNNEEATFNICRSIKECVDVQMVYNISYRVNSTSEVQIEERLGVEALAVGIMNFESDGIEEYGSLVAALDRGDVRFKPKKFELDMKHRESPLAKPSIVEAPKLKLKALPPHLRTSNKILQCGYNWLTIHQDAHEFAEACDRCHRDGGISRRQDLPLNPILVMELFGVRGIYFIGPFVSSHGMKYILVAMDYVSKLMEAIVLDNYDGKSVTVFLKKNIFSRFGTPRAISDR